From a region of the Castanea sativa cultivar Marrone di Chiusa Pesio chromosome 10, ASM4071231v1 genome:
- the LOC142612396 gene encoding uncharacterized protein LOC142612396, protein MAEMLLKAQKYMNVEDALAVIKDVEKSNNKGRKKDDRRGLKTSIISNGHSSPNVRDKKKYCRFHEDHGHYIEDCRDLKEQIEELIRKGKLQRFVKEGEPSRSRDEDKDKHEASLRDEDHVSQRPPSMIGEIKTITGGPSTGGSFRSLKKSYQRQVNNIHWTSPLKHRRTDGDMFFSEKDARGVKQPHDDPLVIMLTIEGINTMRILIDNGSSANIIYLSAF, encoded by the exons ATGGCAGAGATGCTCCTGAAGGCACAGAAATACATGAACGTTGAAGATGCCCTAGCAGTAATAAAAGACGTGGAGAAGTCCAACAACAAAGGAAGGAAGAAAGACGATCGGAGAGG ATTAAAGACAAGCATTATCTCAAATGGCCACTCATCACCTAATGTACGTGACAAGAAGAAATATTGCCGTTTCCACGAGGATCACGGCCATTACATAGAAGACTGCAGGGACTTGAAGGAGCAGATCGAGGAACTCATACGAAAAGGGAAGTTGCAGAGGTTTGTGAAGGAAGGGGAACCCAGCAGATCTAGGGATGAAGACAAGGATAAACATGAAGCCTCTTTAAGAGACGAAGATCACGTGTCTCAACGACCACCCAGTATGATCGGGGAGATAAAGACGATCACAGGAGGACCATCGACAGGAGGGTCGTTCAGATCTCTCAAGAAATCATATCAAAGGCAAGTGAACAACATTCATTGGACATCACCCTTGAAGCATAGGCGAACGGATGGGGACATGTTTTTCTCCGAAAAAGACGCTAGAGGAGTGAAGCAGCCGCATGACGACCCCTTGGTCATAATGCTAACGATAGAAGGGATCAACACCATGAGAATCCTTATAGATAATGGCAGCTCCGCAAACATCATCTATCTCTCCGCCTTCTAG